One genomic segment of Sphaerodactylus townsendi isolate TG3544 linkage group LG07, MPM_Stown_v2.3, whole genome shotgun sequence includes these proteins:
- the LOC125436572 gene encoding purpurin isoform X3 translates to MEHTPYTFLVILLSIIDHGLAQTSCAVDSFTVKEDFDLKRYAGKWYALAKKDPEGLFLQDNISAEYTIDEDGTMVASSKGRVKLFGFWVICADMAAQYSVPDPSIPAKMFMNYQGLASYLSSGGDNYWVIDTDYDNYAITYACRTLKQDGSCDDGYSLIFSRNPQGLPLAIQRLVRQKQEEICMSGQFQPVLQSGAC, encoded by the exons ATGGAACACACACCGTACACGTTCTTGGTGATCCTTCTTTCCATCATTGACCATGGCTTGGCGCAGACTTCGTGTGCAGTAGACTCTTTCACTGTGAAGGAAGATTTtgacctcaaaagg TATGCAGGCAAATGGTATGCCCTGGCCAAGAAAGACCCAGAAGGCCTGTTTCTACAAGATAACATTTCAGCCGAGTATACGATCGATGAGGATGGCACGATGGTTGCATCTTCCAAAGGCAGAGTGAAACTTTTTGG GTTTTGGGTGATCTGCGCAGACATGGCAGCCCAGTACTCCGTGCCTGATCCCAGCATACCAGCGAAAATGTTCATGAATTATCAAGGCCTGGCAAGTTATTTGTCCAGTGGAG GAGACAACTACTGGGTGATCGACACAGACTACGATAACTATGCCATCACTTATGCCTGCCGGACTCTGAAACAGGACGGCTCCTGCGATGACGGCTACTCCCTTATTTTCTCCCGCAATCCTCAGGGTCTCCCCCTGGCCATTCAGCGCCTTGTGCGTCAAAAGCAGGAAGAAATCTGCATGTCAGGCCAATTTCAGCCAGTGCTACAATCGG GAGcctgtt ga
- the LOC125436572 gene encoding purpurin isoform X1, giving the protein MEHTPYTFLVILLSIIDHGLAQTSCAVDSFTVKEDFDLKRYAGKWYALAKKDPEGLFLQDNISAEYTIDEDGTMVASSKGRVKLFGFWVICADMAAQYSVPDPSIPAKMFMNYQGLASYLSSGGDNYWVIDTDYDNYAITYACRTLKQDGSCDDGYSLIFSRNPQGLPLAIQRLVRQKQEEICMSGQFQPVLQSGAC; this is encoded by the exons ATGGAACACACACCGTACACGTTCTTGGTGATCCTTCTTTCCATCATTGACCATGGCTTGGCGCAGACTTCGTGTGCAGTAGACTCTTTCACTGTGAAGGAAGATTTtgacctcaaaagg TATGCAGGCAAATGGTATGCCCTGGCCAAGAAAGACCCAGAAGGCCTGTTTCTACAAGATAACATTTCAGCCGAGTATACGATCGATGAGGATGGCACGATGGTTGCATCTTCCAAAGGCAGAGTGAAACTTTTTGG GTTTTGGGTGATCTGCGCAGACATGGCAGCCCAGTACTCCGTGCCTGATCCCAGCATACCAGCGAAAATGTTCATGAATTATCAAGGCCTGGCAAGTTATTTGTCCAGTGGAG GAGACAACTACTGGGTGATCGACACAGACTACGATAACTATGCCATCACTTATGCCTGCCGGACTCTGAAACAGGACGGCTCCTGCGATGACGGCTACTCCCTTATTTTCTCCCGCAATCCTCAGGGTCTCCCCCTGGCCATTCAGCGCCTTGTGCGTCAAAAGCAGGAAGAAATCTGCATGTCAGGCCAATTTCAGCCAGTGCTACAATCGG GAGcctgttga